In Brachypodium distachyon strain Bd21 chromosome 5, Brachypodium_distachyon_v3.0, whole genome shotgun sequence, the genomic window GTGGACTACAAGGCAGTTGTAGTGTGCCACCAAAACTCAACATGTCCACGAAACTTTGATCTTCTTCCATCTGCAAAAAATCAGATTTACAAGGGCAAATTAATAGCTACAAATGCCAGCAAATGGTGCTAAACTCTGAAATCATAACAGCAGCGCAGCTCCCTTGTGAATCCCCACGAACAGCAGCACACAGCAGCGTCCCTCCCTTCCACGAATAGCAGCTAGAGCAACGCCCCCTCCTCTCCATCTTCCTCCCCACGAACATCAGCCAGAGCAGCGCACCTCCTCTCCATCTTCCTCCCCACGAACAGCATCACCTAGGAGCGCCTCTCCCCTCCATCTCCCCTCAGAcgagcaacagcagcagcgcccctcctccttctccccaaTGGCAGCgccccccttcttcctccccacgtacagcagcagcagctagcaacGCCCCTCCCCTCCATCTCCCCCATCGGCGGCAAATCCAGCTATAGCGCCCCTCGGATGCACGGATCCAGGGGTGCCCCTCCCTTCTCCGACGGTGGCGGGGCGGCGGATCCAGCGACGTCCCTGCCCTCGTCTCACGGCGGCGGATCCAGCGGCGCCCCTCCCGTCCCCTCGTCTGACAGCGGCGAATGGAGGAAAAAATTACCTCGCGAcggacggcggaggcgagTCGACAACGATCTCTCCTCGGCAGCGCGGGGCGACCTCCGTTGGAACGGTTGGGGCGGGAAGTTTTGCGATGGTGGGCGGGAGAGAGCGCTGGCGATTCGGACATCGTCGCTCGGTAGTCGATTTGCGGACGTCGTGGAGCTTCGTTTGGACGATGTCTACTTTTAGCTTTTAGACAGGCACATGGACGAGCTGGTGGAGAGGCTTTTTACCTGATATCGTCTTATATCACATATACACAGTGATATGCAGAAACTGCTGACCATGCTCTTGCCTCCTCCATACCTCCTATcgtagccgccgccacctAAAATCTCCCCTCTCCGCGGCCACCCTACCACGACAGTAGGCCGCTAGCCCAGCCCACCGACCCCGTCCAGCCTCCCTCCCACCTAGATCCAACCTCTCATGACGTCTCCGTCAGTGACTTTGCGGTCTTCAAAAGCAGAACGACCGACCACATTCTTGTCAGTGACGATGGTAGGAATCCTGCATGTGGCGAGAAAGTTTTGGAGCGATCTCGTCGGCGGCTCCCCATGCTCATATCCAGCTGCATCTGCTCCGACACCATGGCACATGCTGCTATAGGATGAGGGAGTAGCCCCCGGCCGGATCTGGTGCTGGGCGGCACATGGCGTCCCAAATCCAACGTTGGCCCTTAGAGAGTAGCGGCCCGGGTCAGTCTTCCTCGGGCTAACGCGGACATGGCACCATCGGCGCCATAGGCTCGCCCTACAACCCCCTCCGGCCTCCGCAACTCTCCTGGTTGTATGCGCCAGCATCCCCACACCCTAACCACTAACCCCCAAAACCCTCAACGGGATGGAGAGAAATCCTTGGCTGACTTTGCTCGGCTATCACGGCGACGACGCTTGTGCGTTGTTCTCCACAGTGGTGGCGTTTTCTCCATCCTTGGTGAATTTGTCTATAATTTGCAGCTTCCATCTCCTCTATGTGTGTTTCATGTTGTGTCATTTGACTTCGGCTCTAAGTCAGACGCGCAAGATTGAGGCCATCCCATGGCAGTGGTTGATAGCATCTCGATCATATGTCATTTCTCTTATTTAAACTATTTTCAGTTATTTCATTCGAACATTACCATGTCCAAAAACAATCTTGTCCTTGTGGCTATTTATAAAGAAAGATTGGGGAAATTTTCTGGATTTGCCGTTAAGAGTATCTTTTGGCATGGTAATGCTAGGCCCAAATAACTAACAGACTGGCGAAGTAAAGAGTGGCAAAAACAAGTTGAAGGGATTCTAGAGTGGCAAATGGAAGTTAAAGGCGCCAAGGGcctctagttttttttttgttttttttagaacaaccaAGGGCCTCTAGTACTCTGTTTAGGCCCGAACTTCTTAAGGCCCATGAAATTGTGGGGGAACCCATAGAGCTTTGCTGCTTTGGGCCCATAACGAACCATGATGGGTCCCAAACCGCTAGGCCCATCTCTCAGACCCTTGGCCCTCTGTGGCTTCTTCGTTAAACGGCTGCCACGGGCCACGgttttctccttctccttttctctcGCTGTCTCTTCGCGtcctaaaaccctagctctcCCTCTCGCCTCCGCAATGGCGACCGCTGACGGCCAGCCCCAGCCCGTCGCCACCGagccctccccctccccggCTAAGCGCAAGCCAGACACCGACCCCGACCTCTCTCCTCTCGACCCGGCCCCGAAGGCCGCCCGcctcgacgccgacgaggaggccgccgccgaggccaaGGCCCGGGCCGCTGACAAGGGGAAGGGTAAGATGgtggtcgaggaggaggacgaaggcgacgaggaaagcgacgacgaggacgaggaggtcgAGGAAGGTGGCGACGACAGCGACGGCTTCTGCGAGGACCCCCTCACTGAGGTCGACCTCAACAACATCCTTCCCTCACGTACCCGCCGTCGTGCGGCTCCGCAGCCCGGGGCGTACCTGGTGCCGccagaggaggcggaggaggacgatgacgacgaggaCGCCGACATCGGCATGGCTCCCGAGGAGGAGAGTGAGGGAGAAGAGAGCGATTAGGGTCGCCGTGATGCTAACTCACTAGCCAATGCTTTCGTCTCGCGCTTGTGATGCACAGAAATGTTTGTATGAACTGTTTGCTTGCGGAAGTACAATATCTGCGCTGATTGCATCCAATTTAGGCCTTTAACTACTGAACTCATGAACTCATGTATTTCTGCATTTAATTTCTCAAGCATCGTCTAATTCCTATATCTTGTCAATTATCTCTGTTGGTGCTTCTGGAATGTGTTTCTGTGATCTTATCTTGCTCACTAGATGGTTAGATATGTTCATATGCTGTGCTTGTCACTTGTTTCTGCATGTGCATTGTGCTTCTGTGTTTGGAAGTTCTAGAAAAGGTATAAACATGTGTGTTTTTCTGTAATTCAATTGCAACCACGTATGCATCATCCTGATCTTTCTGTTTGGAGCTGTCATCAATGGTTTCAGTAGGGTGTCCTTTTATTGGTATGGTCTCAACTATCACTTAGGTTAGTTGCCTAGATCCTCTTACTCTACCTTTGTTCAAttagattttgttttcttttacaTTTAGCAAGGTCAAAGCATTTTGTACAGTATTACATGTTGTATTGGTGCATTTCTAAACAAGCTCAAGGGTTCAGCGTGTATAAACTAGTGTGTTGGAGTGAACCTTTATTGACGATGGATCCACATTGCATCTCTTGGACCTTGCTCCCATCAGTGCAGCTGTGTGGTGTGCTGCAGCTATCCTAATTGTGCATTTCAATGTCagttttcctatttatttatgttACTGTTAGCATTTTGTAATTATATTGGATTGAACATCGATACTGTTCAGATAGTTGTGTTCTTTTAACTTTTCAAATGCAAGGTTCGAGATCTATTCTACTGCTACAGTGGGTGGCTTTGTACCACATCTTTAGTACTTTAATCCCCATAAGACTATAACTATCATTATATTTATATTCCTAACTTGATGATAGAAAGGATTGTGGTGCTCTTGATACTAATATAGACCGGCATTGCTTTTACAGCAGCAGATATTGGCTTTAGTATCAGTTCTTTTAGGTCGTTACA contains:
- the LOC100834681 gene encoding histone H2A.Z-specific chaperone CHZ1, which produces MATADGQPQPVATEPSPSPAKRKPDTDPDLSPLDPAPKAARLDADEEAAAEAKARAADKGKGKMVVEEEDEGDEESDDEDEEVEEGGDDSDGFCEDPLTEVDLNNILPSRTRRRAAPQPGAYLVPPEEAEEDDDDEDADIGMAPEEESEGEESD